The DNA sequence GATGATGATGAGAATGGCGGAGAAGCCACCCAGTTTCAGTCAGACTTGTAGCATGCTCTACCAGTTCCTCAAGGAGAAAGGTGCCAACTTGGGAGATCTGAACCTTGACATGCAGCTCCCTAATAATAATGGTCTGTGATTTCAGACAGAAacatatcctttttttttttttttagctcctgaaatttctgttttttggGTTTCTTCTTGTGTTGGAACTGtgttaaaaaaaattctgcCTTTTTTGATGGATGCAGGGAGTGGTGAGATGTTTCACCAGAAGACCCAGCAGATGAATTTTTTTCCGGTCATGGAGAAACCGAGGAACGTGCCGGCTCCGAGTCCGAGGGACTTCAAATCCATGGATTTGTTCCCTCAGCAAGCTGGATTTGGACCTCCTCTGCCCAAGATGACTGATTCTAGGTATGCCCAAATCCACTATCTTCAAATTCAAGCCAATGATAGTAGCAGTGAATGATTTTGATCTTAATTATTATTGTACATAGGCTCATTCTAGCTTGTTGATTATGTATCAGTGTGAAGAAGACGGTCCCAGGGGAGCCCCAAAAGGCCCAGATGACCATCTTCTATGGTGGGCAAGTGATAGTGTTCGATGATTTTCCGGCTGAGAAGGCAAAGGAGGTGATGCTCTTAGCAAGCAAGGAGAGCTCCAAGAGCCACCACGCTGCTCATGTTTCTGCTCCGGTCAAGGCCAACACCAACTCTGCTTTTGCCTCTCATTTGGGGAAGGTTCCGATCAATTCCGGCACCGGCACCGCCCCGGTTGCTCCGAGCTCAAACCCTTTCCCCAAGTTCGGCAATCAAGTGATTCAGCAACAGGAGACCATCAAGCCAACCCCGACTCGTCCCATCATTTCTGGTACTTTTTCGGAACTAGTCACTCTGTCTCGATATGAAGCAATGCTATGTGTAACATGTTTTGATGAATCGTATTGGTTTCTATCTCATTGCAGATATACCAATGCAAAGGAAGGCTTCACTTCAACGCTTCCTGGCGAAGAGGAAGGATAGGTAAGCTAAAACCATTCTGGCTTTGATTATTGTGGGTTGTGCTGGTTTTGGTTTCGATTTTGACATTAATTGCCGCGGTTTTATTATGGTGTCTAATTGGTGAATTTTATTGGCAAATTAACAGG is a window from the Rosa chinensis cultivar Old Blush chromosome 2, RchiOBHm-V2, whole genome shotgun sequence genome containing:
- the LOC112189737 gene encoding protein TIFY 10a, giving the protein MSSSSEATEMMMRMAEKPPSFSQTCSMLYQFLKEKGANLGDLNLDMQLPNNNGSGEMFHQKTQQMNFFPVMEKPRNVPAPSPRDFKSMDLFPQQAGFGPPLPKMTDSSVKKTVPGEPQKAQMTIFYGGQVIVFDDFPAEKAKEVMLLASKESSKSHHAAHVSAPVKANTNSAFASHLGKVPINSGTGTAPVAPSSNPFPKFGNQVIQQQETIKPTPTRPIISDIPMQRKASLQRFLAKRKDRINSTAPYQMSSPSPSGPAKPEAESKSWLGLAAQPTQ